Proteins from a single region of Centropristis striata isolate RG_2023a ecotype Rhode Island chromosome 9, C.striata_1.0, whole genome shotgun sequence:
- the nexn gene encoding nexilin, whose translation MTEVAQVGDIFAHDMDDESELNMSDAENKEDDVAVDEDDAAEEKSEEASQEEDKEPRLMKEKESNDTDKSQTNGVEEKEKHAADKQNESSEAVNGVEKDTETKEDAEPDTNESTSDLALKKEKLLRSRKPVARSYVPKLNKEKGDVSNKFEAMQKAREERSRQRNQDEQQKRKEQFIKEREWNRRKQQIKELLASSDEEEEVKPAKVEKSYVPKITGSVKGKFAVMEKQRQEEERKRMEGERKKREAQDNMEKAKIKKELAQKAAEEGDDTILVRVVPAKSSRPPGKIKVNFEDMEKNREEEIKKKAEDEKKRRYDENKRSFRDAKRRSVVEQDDEEKPSEKAQVVPGKLKMTFEELEKERQENRKKQAEEEAKRRLIDEKKAFEEARLGLGEDEEGDAQPANEDKEEFRPGKLRLSFEEVEKQRVEEVRKKAEEEYKRRMEEERRAFAEARKSMLVDEDDEVLMALLNLEGSKPGKLCASFEDLERQRREEEQKKKEEEAKKRLEEEKRLFAEARKSMVQDEDEGMVKSESQEALHPRKLEMNFEELLKEKEEAERRRKAEERKKKMEQEKQEFEQLRQEMGEDEVNESSDVVSKEYEELTKLKRTGSIQAKNLKSKFEKIKQLTEEEIQKKIDMERARRKAVDDEIKEREAERFQEEDEEGETTAVRPEESPFKQKVDMKARFQQMAKAREDEERRRIEEQKLQRMQFEQQEIDAALQKKKEDDVEDEGSIINGSAAYEDEEDHARSGAPWFKKPLKNQSVVDSEPVRFTVKITGEPKPEVTWWFEGEMLQDCEDYQYIDRGETYCLYLPETFPEDEGEYMCKAVNSRGTAASTCILTIESKTTLL comes from the exons ATGACTGAGGTGGCGCAGGTTGGCGATATATTCGCCCACGACATGGATGATGAGAGCGAACTCAACATGAGCGATGCTGAAAACAAGGAAGATGACGTGGCGGTTGATGAAGACGACGCAGCAGAGGAGAAAAGTGAGGAGGCGtcacaagaagaagacaaagAGCCTCGCCTcatgaaagagaaagaaagtaaTGACACTGACAAGTCGCAGACAAACGGCgtggaagagaaagaaaagcatGCAGCCGATAAGCAAAATGAAAGCTCAGAAGCTGTAAATGGTGTAGAAAAGGACACAGAGACGAAGGAGGATGCAGAACCGGACACAAACGAGAGTACTTCTGATTTGGCATTAAAGAAAGAG AAACTCCTCCGATCCAGAAAGCCGGTGGCCAGAAGCTACGTGCCAAAGCTGAACAAAGAGAAGGGCGATGTGTCGAACAAGTTTGAGGCCATGCAGAAGGCCAGGGAGGAGCGCAGCAGGCAGAGGAACCAGGACGAGCAGCAGAAGAGGAAGGAGCAGTTCATCAAGGAGAGGGAGTGGAACCGCAGGAAGCAGCAG ATAAAGGAACTGCTCGCTTCCAGTGATGAGGAAGAAGAGGTGAAGCCAGCAAAGGTAGAGAAATCCTACGTCCCCAAAATCACAG GGAGTGTGAAGGGGAAGTTTGCAGTAatggaaaaacaaagacaggaggaagaaaggaagaggatggaaggagagaggaagaagagggaagccCAGGACAACATGGAGAAAGCCAAAATAAAGAAGGAATTGGCTCAGAAAGCAGCTGAG GAAGGAGATGACACAATCCTGGTCCGGGTGGTTCCAGCAAAGTCATCTCGACCTCCAGGCAAAATAAAGGTGAACTTTGAAGACATGGAGAAGAATCGAGAGGAAGAGATAAAGAAGAAGGCAGAGGACGAGAAGAAGAGACGGTACGATGAAAACAAACGCTCCTTTAGGGACGCCAAGAGACGTTCAGTTGTGGAGCAG gatGACGAGGAGAAGCCTTCAGAGAAGGCCCAGGTGGTTCCTGGAAAGCTGAAGATGACATTCGAGGAGCTGGAGAAGGAGAGACAGGAGAACAGAAAGAAGCAGGCGGAGGAGGAAGCCAAGCGCCGCCTGATAGACGAGAAGAAAGCTTTCGAGGAGGCCAGGCTGGGACTG GGAGAAGACGAGGAGGGGGATGCTCAGCCAGCTAACGAAGATAAGGAGGAGTTCCGTCCTGGAAAACTGAGATTGAGCTTTGAAGAGGTGGAAAAGCAGAGGGTCGAAGAAGTGCGCAAGAAAGCAGAGGAGGAGTACAAGAGACgaatggaggaggagagaagggcTTTCGCTGAAGCAAGGAAGAGCATG CTCGTAGATGAAGATGACGAGGTGCTAATGGCTCTACTGAACCTGGAGGGCAGTAAGCCCGGGAAGTTATGCGCTAGTTTTGAAGATCTGGAACGccaaagaagagaggaggagcagaagaaaaaagaggaggaggccaAGAAGAGActggaagaggagaagaggctCTTTGCTGAGGCCCGCAAGAGCATG GTACAAGATGAGGATGAGGGGATGGTGAAGAGTGAATCTCAGGAAGCACTGCACCCGAGAAAACTGGAGATGAACTTTGAAGAGTTGCtgaaagagaaggaggaagcCGAGAGGAGACGCAAAGCGGAGGAACGCAAAAAGAAAATGGAGCAGGAGAAGCAGGAATTCGAACAACTCAGACAAGAGATGGGCGAG GATGAAGTGAATGAGAGCTCAGATGTTGTGAGCAAAGAGTATGAAGAACTGACCAAGCTCAAGAGGACCGGCTCCATCCAGGCCAAGAACCTCAAGTCCAAATTCGAGAAGATCAAGCAGCTGACTGAGGAggaaatccagaaaaagattgacATGGAGAGAGCGCGGAGGAAGGCCGTTGATGATGAAATTAAAGAGAGAGAAGCTGAGAGGTTCCAGGAG GAGGATGAGGAAGGAGAAACAACTGCAGTGCGACCCGAGGAGTCGCCATTCAAACAGAAGGTGGATATGAAAGCCAGGTTTCAACAAATGGCCAAAGCCCGAGAggacgaggagaggaggaggatagaggagcAGAAGCTGCAGAGGATGCAGTTCGAGCAGCAAGAGATTGATGCTGCACTCCAAAAA AAGAAGGAGGATGATGTGGAGGACGAGGGCAGCATCATCAACGGCTCTGCAGCCTACGAGGATGAGGAGGATCACGCCAGATCGGGGGCTCCGTGGTTTAAAAAGCCCCTTAAAAATCAATCAGTGGTGGACTCGGAGCCAGTTCGGTTCACCGTTAAGATCACCGGGGAGCCCAAGCCGGAGGTGACCTGGTGGTTTGAGGGAGAGATGCTCCAGGACTGTGAGGACTATCAGTATATAGATCGAGGAGAGACGTACTGCCTCTACCTGCCGGAGACCTTCCCAGAGGACGAGGGAGAGTACATGTGCAAGGCTGTGAACAGCAGAGGCACAGCAGCAAGCACCTGCATCCTCACAATAGAAAGTAAGACCACCTTGTTGTGA